From one Actinomycetota bacterium genomic stretch:
- the ychF gene encoding redox-regulated ATPase YchF: protein MSLSIGIVGLPNVGKSTLFTALTRKAAVASNYPFATIEPNVGMVPVPDARLDRIAEIVSPEQVVPAVVEFVDIAGLVRGANEGEGLGNQFLANIREVDAIAEVVRYFSDPEVIHVEGRVDPDGDVETIRTELVLADMGTLERALPRLEKDAKRDKALEAKVALVGRLQAWLDQGHRAAKMEMTPYERELLRDLHLLTMKPMLYVANIDESAIGGDFAPIDGQAPIPICAKIESEMAELAPDELAEYLELEGLAEPGLNALIRAAYELLGLQSFFTAGPKEARAWTVRAGAKAPEAAGVIHTDFERGFIKAEVVGYEEFDALGGEQGAKAAGKLRIEGKDYVMRDGDVVHFRFNV from the coding sequence GTGTCGCTGTCCATCGGCATCGTCGGGCTGCCGAACGTCGGCAAGTCCACCCTGTTCACGGCGCTGACCCGCAAGGCCGCGGTCGCGTCGAACTACCCGTTCGCCACCATCGAGCCGAACGTCGGCATGGTGCCGGTCCCGGACGCGCGCCTCGACCGCATCGCCGAGATCGTGTCGCCCGAGCAGGTCGTACCGGCGGTCGTCGAGTTCGTGGACATCGCGGGGCTCGTGCGCGGCGCGAACGAGGGTGAGGGCCTCGGCAACCAGTTCCTCGCCAACATCCGCGAGGTCGACGCCATCGCCGAGGTGGTGCGCTACTTCTCGGACCCCGAGGTCATCCACGTCGAGGGGCGTGTCGACCCGGACGGCGACGTCGAGACCATCCGCACGGAGCTCGTGCTCGCGGACATGGGCACGCTCGAGCGCGCGCTGCCGCGCTTGGAGAAGGACGCGAAGCGCGACAAGGCGCTCGAGGCCAAGGTCGCGCTGGTCGGGCGCCTCCAGGCGTGGCTCGACCAGGGGCACCGGGCGGCCAAGATGGAGATGACGCCCTACGAGCGCGAGCTGCTGCGCGACCTGCACCTGCTCACGATGAAGCCGATGCTCTACGTCGCCAACATCGACGAGAGCGCCATCGGCGGCGACTTCGCGCCGATCGACGGCCAGGCGCCGATCCCCATCTGCGCGAAGATCGAGTCCGAGATGGCCGAACTCGCGCCCGATGAGCTTGCCGAGTACCTGGAGTTGGAGGGACTCGCCGAGCCGGGCCTCAACGCGCTCATCCGCGCCGCGTACGAGCTGCTCGGGCTGCAGTCGTTCTTCACGGCCGGCCCCAAGGAGGCGCGCGCGTGGACGGTGCGCGCCGGGGCGAAGGCGCCCGAGGCGGCGGGCGTGATCCACACCGACTTCGAGCGCGGCTTCATCAAGGCCGAGGTGGTCGGCTACGAGGAGTTCGACGCGCTGGGCGGCGAACAGGGCGCGAAGGCGGCCGGCAAGCTGCGCATCGAGGGCAAGGACTACGTGATGCGCGACGGCGACGTCGTGCACTTCCGCTTCAACGTGTGA